TGAGGGCATGTCCGTGGCCCTCGAGCTCCGGTATGGGGGTTTATCATTTAAACCACTGCTTCCAGCTACATTTGCTTTATTACATTGATTGCTTCAATTACAGTGTCAAATAATAATCAGgaatataacattaatcaaATCATTAATCATCTACTATAAGTAGTTACAatccgtacaaaaactattaCAACCTAAAAGTGAAGTGCCGCCAAATCTGACGTTTACTGTTGACATTCGTTAAGCCCATGCACAGATGAGCTACGATCAGTATAAGGCTATATATACAGAATGTTATTCATTGTGATGCTTACAGCTTCGGCCGTCCTTATTATAAAGTGAGCCCTCTCACTAAACATATTCACCTCAATAACAGTGGTAACAAACGTACGGGTACCTATCTACGCTTAATGTCAACATTCATTACTACAGTATCAATCCACAGACATTCATTACTACAGTATCCTTCTCCTAAaccttattaaataatcagtataacacatatacaaaatcttaaattcTTTCGTAACCTTATTACAGTTATTAAATATACAAGAGCTATCAgtttaacacatataaaatcatCAGCCTTTTAATCTCATAAAATCACAAATCAAGATCACTTTTAATCTGCAGTTACCTATCTTTCATTAATATATTAAGGAACTTAAATCATGCTCTTCTAGACAGTTTATGAGTAAGTAAAAATCAACATCAATACAGCCTGTCCTAATGCCTGCTCTAAACCTATGCAtaactttttttgtaatattcaaCATATTTATAAACACTTGCATTACCAACATCAAGTAGCTGTAACAGCTTGCATTTCGTTGAAGTTTTCCAATCTAGCAACTAATTTACAATCATAGACTGCTCCAAGCAATTAATACAAGTAGGTATAAACGAATATTAACAACCGCAGCCTGTCTTCAAGGCCTACTCAACATTCTGGCAAATTAGATCATTATATTCAATGCGTGTCTTGATCAATCGCAACCCTCGGTCTTTCACAGCTTTCAGGAACTGTTCTTATCACATTAACaaagtatatatataaataataatctcaGTCCGCTTTCAAAGGTCAGTTCTAAACATATTAACGAATTATGTATCATTAACAATGCCATAGGCAGTTTGaattttgtacataatataaagtgATTAACACTCTCAGTTTGTCGACAAATGTTCTAATCATATGAACAAAGTATTATCATTAACTATCTCAGTCTGTTTACAATACCTGTTTTATAACCAGTATGATTATCCATTTTATCAAAGTATATAAAACATCATTATCAATCTCTGCCTACTAGGCTTGTTATTTAAGTATTGactaagtataatatataattaatagTCACATTCAGCTTACAAAGTCAATTCTAATCATATTATCgaggtttttatattatatcattAACTATCTCAGTCTGCCTTCAAGGCCGGTTCAAAAGTATAACATATTAGCAAAAGTATATTTTCTAATTAACATCACAGTCTGCCTACTAGACTAGGCCTGCTCTTATCATATtaataaagtatattatatcACTAATAATCAGTCTGCTTACAAGCCTGTTCTAATTATATTAACAAAGTATATATCATTAACAGTCAACCTAAAGGCCTGTTCTGAACATATTAATAAGAGATATTATGCCATAAACATCCGCAGTCTGCCTTTAAGGCCTGCTCTTTTCatcaacaaaatataatttgttatgGCCCGTTCTTGACTAATCAAGGCGGTCTgccaatcaatcaattaaattATGGCCTGCTCTAGACTGGTGTGGCCTAGACAGTCTGCCATATcggcctgctctagaatgtCAAGATGGTATTATAGCCTGTTCTAGACAGTCTGCCTTCacggcctgctctagaatgtCAGGCTACTACCCAAACCTGTTCCAGACAGTCTGCTCCTTCATTCAACCTAATCaatcaatataattttataatttggtATGGCCTGCTCTAGACTGGTGTGGTCTAGACAGTCTGCCATAacggcctgctctagaatgCCAAACTGGTATCATAGCCTGTTCTAGACAGTCTGCCTTCacggcctgctctagaatgtTAGGCCCAACCCAGTCAGGACCTGTTCCAGACAGTCTGCTCCTCCATTCAtcataatcaatcaatcaaaaggtATTAACCTTTTCAATCTTATATGTTTGTTATGGCAAATAATATCATCATCAACAATCAGGGCCTGCCCCAGACAGTCTGCCTTTAAGGCCTGTTCTGAGCAGTTTTCCAACATAAATttacctatcaatattttgtttaaaatttgatTCACGCAACAAGCTTACATTACAAGAATCTTCGAATCGACATAAGTCACAATCTATACATAGCTTTGTTTGTTTTACCTACTATCATGGCCTGGTCTAGACTACACACTGCCATAACTCGGCACTCAATTaagattttacaatatgtatataaagacTAGTATAGTCGTGCCAGCTATTAATCTTATAACATTGAATCTCGACACTCTCAATCAATGCACATATAGAGAGATTCGCTTCCTTATCGTGTAAGTACACGGCACTGCAGTACGGCGACTCTGCGACCCTGATCACCAGCAGCTTGGCACTCGGTCCGCTGGCAGTGGCTCCACCATCTATCAGATTTAACCTTCTTTACATCAGTGTGCTCTTGCAGCGAGGCTCTTCCAAATCATCAATTTCATCCGATCAGCCATATTACCAGCGTTGGAACATAAAACAAATAGAAACACATTATACTATTGTCAGTACCTAATTCTCGTTCTAGCCACAGACGTTAAAAATTCGATCAGACACAgtcgatcatcatcatcataattcgTCTAGGTATAAGATTATTACCATCATTATAATCCATCATCGATTTTATCTGGTTATTAACCCTGTTATATACATCGAAACAAACTTTCAGTCAACATAGAAAAGCATAGAAAAATCACTCTCAAGAGACCTGCTACTTATTGAGTATAGTACCTTAAAACCTAAAATTATCAGTATTGAAATTGAATCAGTAATCAGACGTCATGGACATCAATCTCAGTAGATACTCTCAGTATTTTAATCAAAGATtcatatcattaatttaatacaatgaCATTCATACTAATTTCATTTATCAACCTTgaatatatttagaaaattaaGTATTATATTCACAATTTCCGTTACTTTTAACGCCTTAATTGCCAAATTGGCTTCGTAATTGcagtttcacgtgctctgcctaccccattttGAAATACAAACATGGCGTTATGTAAGTttatcagtaaatattaattaaatgcaaCATCCCTGGGAATATTTTGGGTAGCTATTGAAATCTTGTAGCTATTAGTAACCTTTAATGAAACAAAACttcttaggtacctatacaaataTTCAATGAACTTTCCTACGTATTACATTCTCTTTCTCTTGCAGTTTTATAacgttaattgtttattaacccGCAGATTCATAATGGCAATAATCAACTACTTATTGGAATCGGAAATTTCAGAAACATCTCTTCAACCTCTGGCTCTGCAGCGACTCACGAGGGCGCAACAAACAACATTATTCAGACAAAATCAAAATGAACCTCTGAAGTCTTTGGCCGGAGCCGAAAACGCTATTTGCATACCAGCCATATTATTTAGAATAGGTTCAGTTACTTTTATCTTATTCATTTCTTCTTTTTGTTACATTGGTACAGCCGTCGAGCTCTATttggacacagtataataaagagtactatcgtacagtatggccactcccgctccccgctgaaagtgccgcctaccccctctcagttacctcacagttaccgcctgtcaaaaacgcgaactgtcgacctgtcatatctcactcatacaagcatggtacgcgttcacctacacgagcttagaatgtgtgctaagaacgcgcctcttccatatatttgatcgccagtgtccgaggtgtgatttgGATGTAAACAGCACTCttctaaataaaatgtaaccttCAATTTTGTATTCGTTGGTTACCTTAAtacgattaaatttacctacttatttctgTTCATCACTGAGTCTCCATcatacaataattaattacaccAAATATTATGATCAAAAGTTGATTTCATGATGctttatgaaaaattaaaccAACTCCAAATTCCTCCCTTTCTGGCTTATTTCGCAAGGTTTCTTtatattaaaatgtcatttaCCGTTAACCACATAAGTACATTTAAGTCACTCTGGAAACTCtagattttacctttttttttgtatcattGGACTAGGtactaagccaccaaagacAATGTACGGCATATCGacaccacacaataaaatcactgcaacaatcatctgctaagatgctgtggccaatgatgTATCAATACAACAGGAATCCGaacaaataaatgtattaataccAAAACTTGGTAGTACCTAAACAATTTGAAGTAGATACTTCTATTTACcattgttacttttttttaaagtccattttcaatgataattgaataaaaaaagttCTGCTGGTATTTCAAACAAGCAtggtttttttgatatttaatttaaattacttatataacttgatatttttttttaaattttaataagtaggtacctacaggtcACCTGCTTTTACCTTTACTAGGCACTGTATACCTTGAACTGGCTTGTAATTTTTACCTTTACTAGGcacttgcaattttaaatatagtgACCTAAAAGTTACGACCTGGTAGTTGTGTTTACTTAAAATACATCAATAATTACTCTGTCTATTAACCTGAATCTACCATACTATAAATTATTTGTCcttttctagaataattccATAGAATTACTGACTCTCTAACATGTTGGTAGTGGGGAAAAGTAATGTGCACACTCAATCccttaaaacaaaaactaaaaaaaagaaCCGGGTTATCACTAAACcttttatacttacatacatatttgatcATCAACATAGATAAATATCACATGGTAATATTCAAAGGCATACTTTCGtgatgtacattgtacagtaCCAAAATTTGAAATGGAATCAGAGGCCAATTGTCCTGGATGAAAATGATGATGCTTTGAAATTGTAACCTTTGTTTTCGGAGTAACCTTTTAGAAATTTAGTGTTAAAAGATAGTGACACCATGAAATGGTTGTGTGTCTCTTTTACACTCATGTACTGTTTATATCATTAGTAACATTACTTAACTACCTTTGTATGTAACCCCGTGATTAATCATGCCAGTTATCCATATCAGTCGGTCACAAAAATCATTAGAGAATCAATGAAGAATTtgaagtaattaataatatccaTAATTGAGGAGTAATCAATTCAGGAAAACCCATTATATCTTTATATTGCATAAATATTACTCATACTTTCACAAAATTCAGGCTTGATAGTATAAGCGGACCTTTGATTAGCTTACTACACAATAGGTAATAGTCTGGAATAGAGATCTGATTCACTCTACCAGTTTTAATATGTCACTACCAGTACCGCTACACATTTGGAATTCTTATCAtctgtgattttatttattcactttTTACTTGCCTAGAtctcaaaatatttataaataaatattgcgctACGGAATCAAAACTAATTTCTTTGTACCTTATACCTCAAATAActgatacatatattttatatataattatgtacatgaacTAGCTATTGAGCTATGTATTCTGATTTATGAACCACAGTTTATATATTCTATGACCTGTGACCTGTGTGCCGCTTGGTAAAAATCTCTTTATATTGAAACCCGACATAGCCTGCTAACAATTTAATTTAGCATGCTACTGCTTGAAGCTCTTTTCTCATTTTACATAATAGCTAAAACTTTGGATTGTTAATCTATATCATTATCTTTGTTATATTTcatcatacatatatatagGTACTATATAACCAATGTGtctgaacaaaaaaaaacttttcagtacTTTTCAGTAAACCATCCAAAAGAATAAGTATACATTCAACTTACATGTGTTAATCAGTTTTCTCTGAGTACCTGCACTGCACCAGAATACTGTGTATTCTGTCCAATGCCATTCTTACCATCTAGCATTTAATATCCTTATCAACATGTTCAAGGCTTGTGCTGATGACATAGTTAGTTTCACCAAAGAGCTAATGCTTCAACCCTTAAGTTACCTCTCATCATACATCAGCTGTTTGATTCCTTGAGTTGTTCCTTTGTGTATGGCAGCTTCTCAACTCACAGcccaaaaacaaacaatacaaaAGAAATGGTTAATAATTTGATCAACtgaaaacaaagttatgctaGATGCACCAAACAAAAACCTTTTGGTTTTAAGTAAACAAAACGATCTGTCTTTTGCTCCTCTTATCGAACaagttaatgaaatcttgtatcATTTATACACATTTTTCTGTAGTTTTTATTATCAAACCAACTTTTAGAAGGCCAAGTGACGTTTACGCACCTTGTGGACATTAGATCCTTTATCCAACTTCTGAGATGTGAGCCAAGCCAAGGCTCAAGAGCTCAGTCACAGGGATCCATCATTTAATCTATAGCTTCCAGTTTCATGTGAGGGCATGTCCGTGGCCCTCGAGCTCCGGTATGGGGGTTTATCATTTAAACCACTGCTTCCAGCTACATTTGCTTTATTACATTGATTGCTTCAATTACAGTGTCAAATAATAATCAGgaatataacattaatcaaATCATTAATCATCTACTATAAGTAGTTACAatccgtacaaaaactattaCAACCTAAAAGTGAAGTGCCGCCAAATCTGACGTTTACTGTTGACATTCGTTAAGCCCATGCACAGATGAGCTACGATCAGTATAAGGCTATATATACAGAATGTTATTCATTGTGATACTTACACTATGGTTTGCAAAAGCTTCAGAAGGTGTTAgtgttaaagtttttttttaataccatgtCAGTggtaaacaggcatacggtccgcctgatggaaagcggtcacggtggggtgttagaaagagacaaaaagtagcctatgtcactctccatcccttcaactatctccacttaaaaaatcacgtcaattcgtcgctccgttttgccatgaaagacggacaaacaaacagacacacactttcccatttataatattagtatggaatagTATGGATTGATAGGTATATTCTTGGgtcgacacgttcgtttttcgtcacattcctaaatttgtccgattctgctttcgtctgCCATTttttattcgtcacgatcgtcAATGGTCTTTCAACTACGGTTaatttcgttgttcatctttatcttaatccGTCTCCTTTTTTACTCatcataatcttctttcggcatgttcgctgttaaatctatgtttttcgtgttttttcgtagTAGAGTACCAACTGAGAATAAAACCAAATAagaaatgacgaaaaacgattgagttgaaataagaaaaaggccaacaactcattatggtcaaagacgataatgacggcagactaagttgacgaatgaagaataGCTGACGCAAGCAGAATCGGAGAAATTTAGGAATCTGATGAAAATTAATgtgtcgacccaagagtacACCAATTAACCCTTCGTCGCCAATTAACCCAAGTCttaaaccgaaataaattacatatatgaaagaaaaagtgaccaagtcctctggtgcctgaagAGGGTGCTACatgtccttgtatagattactcatatgagagataatttcgacctcgacagctgtaacctgggtggccgagcggattaagaggcatcTCCCGCGTTAGGAGAGTatgctggttcgattccagcctcaggcaccagaggacttggtcactttttctttcatatatgtaatttatttcggttttaatttatatacatagtagtgtgactactttaagacagcacaagttgaaatattttcaatagattataatttaacttgtgttcattagaattaaCCCaagtctgtcaaaaaattgtcataaaacaattaactttgatatattattttaaagtccaacgccttatgttaggatccttatcaaacacagacaaAGGGTTAATACTAGGGAGGAATTTAATactaatacaaaaaataataaataggaaatcaattatctcaaaaaataataaataagaaatcattatgccaataataataattatgttaataggAATGTCTtctcaaaaggacttatttctattagtcaacaaggtttatttctctaggaagacatagacAAAAATAAgctctgttgacttatagaaataagtcacTTGGAAAATGTTAGACACATTgagcttgttttttttttattaggtacaaAATATCACATAAATTACACCCTACCAACCTTGTTTTGATTTGTACTCTTAAAACTATCACTTATTATAAAAACTATCACCAAAGAATTAAACTCAAGTGGAAAAAACCATACACAagttgagtatcacacctttaaAGCAGTTTTTGACTCATTATTAACCAATCAATACTTGTTAGGTACAAAAGTTGTTGCTTGGTAGCCACTTGCTAAGTTGGTGCTTGCATTTTAGTTCTGTTAGATTTCAGGACTATagggtattaaaaaaatatatcatctATATTTTCTGATCATGCTATTGCTATCAGTAcaatgttatttattaaatacaagaCAAATTTATTTGACAGTGTTTGTTTTTCTTCCTCTTTTCTAAATGAAGTGTTCTATCCAAATAACATGTTTCAGTCATAGTTCATACTTAAAAATCATCCTTGCATATATATGTGTTTCTTACTATCAAGATGAACAACCTTAGGATTTCCTGATAACAACTGAGTCAATAAAAATCCGAAAAACATGTTTAAGATCTCTTATCTTAGATAAGTATGTTACTATTATTAAGCTCAGAAACTACTGTAAGACATTCATACCATTCTCATTTGTCATTTCTAAAGCAAAGATAAGCTCCAAGAATACcattatttccaaaaaaaacGCATCGATTTCGAAGGACACAAGACGTCGTATCGTAATTCCTTAATCAATACGCTAGTATCAATCGTAACACACTGTTTATAACAAGAAACATGCAAGACACTTTACCACTTAGCTACTTAAAACACCTCTTACCTGGTGATAATACGCTTCGTATATAGCGCTGTGGTTCCCTGCCACCTGCAACGGTTCAAGCCACATTTTGAAAACACAAAACTCCCGGCGTGATAACTTTTAAAACAAGTATTTTCAATCACACGAAGGGTGTGACATTTGGTCAGTTCATGACATTCAGCGTTCGCTGAAACCGAAATAATTACGGAACTACTGATTGGTTTAGGTTTTAAACTGTATATTTCACCACGTATATTCACTACACTGTATTACGGAGATAACCATTAAACACGGACTGCTGGAAGcagtcaattttaatattatttgaagCAGCGTAAACCAACTAAGTTCACGAAACTTTATCACTGAATATCTCAGAACATTTCTGTTCTCCGCGCAATGTTTACTGGTCGATATTGTAGGTCACTTAGTAAATTGTCTTCTGTGCTACAACTCTGTGTAATTTGCACTACAcggtatatttaattttaattaattctaCCTGAGTAGGAGAATGCAAGGCAGCCATTTTTTACATCTCCTCGTTGACCAATCAATAGAGTCCATAAGCAACAGAGTTTTGACGTTTCGCTGGAATGTTGCCAAcaccaaaaacttttttttttcgacTTCGACTTTACAAAATGTACAATCGAGAAGACAATTCTATTTCTTTATTCTAATTTTTCATCTGATttagaatttcatttttaaccgacttcaaaataggaggaggttctcaattcgactgaatttttattGTACATTAAAAAAGAAAGCAAATTAGACataaattctttattgttcagACATAATTCAGTTAAGTTCCAAGAAAACCTTGTATGACTTAAATATATTCTCTACTACGATTGTAACTTAGATTTCAATAGCTCTAATCCACgtaaatttatttcatagcAAGAGAGCTTGGGTAACCTGCCTAGCCATTGCTTAACTTTTACATGACGATCCAATGGAGGTACCAATAGTTGAAGCGAGCTTACTGTACTTGCACAGCACAAATCAGCCAGTGTAAcctgaaaataattatataaaattaaaattttgaaaaaacccccgaccgcgacatagcagaccgattttcatgaaacatggctaagaatactcccgactaactgagctttcagacaaaaaaaaactaaatctaaatcggttcctccgttcgggagctacgatgccacagacagacacagacagacagacaaacagacaaacagacagacggacagacagacagaccaacagacagacagatacgtcaaacttataacaccccttcgtttttgcgtcgggggttaaaaataattttgatcaAATCTCAAATCAATCCAGtactatgattttttttatttattattatttttaaacacaacacagttattaaaaaatataaaactaaataTCACCTTGTCATAAGCCAACCACATCTGATTATCCAAGAGATGTTCTAAATGATCCACTGCAGAATGCCATTCTTTAATCTTCTCATCATTAGCAGGCCACTTGCCTCGAAAATATTCCGTCTGAAAATATAAACGTGGTTAAAACGGCATAAGTTAGTCAACTCACAACTGCCGAGAAAAGTGACCCCCTCCCCTGCATATAGCTTTGTACCTATGCATAACTTTGGTATCTTATCGAACTCAAGGGTGAATCTACGCAGAGAAGGGTGGATAATGGGGGTCATGAGTCATGACTCATGAGGATTTGACCACATGATCCCCTCAGTTCAAAACTAGATCCAGCCTTGATCAAATCACAATATAAGACCCTTTTAGTCTTCATACTCACATAAATAAAGCTGTCAATCGGGAACAACGTGCCAGAGTTAAAGAACATGGTCTGATCAACTTTAGCTCTTACAACTGGATCTTCTGGATACAGTCTCTGACCATCTCCGATACGGCACAGGTATAAGGCAATGGCATGACTGTCGCAAATTACTTCGTCGCCGACTTTCAACGCGGGTACTTTTTGTAATGGATTTATCTGCAATAAAATGTGCATATTTCAAGCACAATCGCGTATTTTCGGTTAAACCTATGGATGCTCTAACTCTACATCGATAAGAGTTTCGTTCTATGCTAAGTATGCTATGTGGTTACTTTTAACTGAAAACGTTAAGTACTAATAATAATGAATACTACAACTTTGTACAAACTTCATCGAGAAATAGGTAGGCATTGTTCTCTGTTTCTGCCAGAGAAATATTATGTCTTTAGTCAACTTGACATATAGAACTTGGCATGAAAACTTTGCCGTGATATTCAATTATTCAAATACAAATCGACACAGATTTATTATAGCGTGAATAATACATTACCTTCGTGTAAAATGGAGATTTATTCTCAGCTTTAAAAAGATCTATGTGTTGGTAGTCCAACTTGATGTCCAACATAGATGCAACCATTAGCGCGAACCGAACTGGCGGGGATACCTCGTCCCCATACAATATTAACTTGTTATTCATAGTTTTGCttctataaaaataaacaaattaactgaTTACGTGGTATGACCACACCAAACATTGCTTTCCACCAAATATATGACACTAATTGACactttcgacgaccggtctggcctagcgtgtagtgaccctgcctgctaagccgcggtcccgggttcgaatcccggtaagggcatttatttgtgtgatgagcatagatatttgttcctgagccatggatcatggatgttttctatgtataagtttgtatattataccgagtgcccggtaattaatggacaaccttttaaccaccaagagggcaccttatactggtccagaaaatcgactttaaggtttagtaaaagtctaataattaaaattttaaaaattgtgaaaatctcgaaaaccaggcgacttttcgattcgattttctggaccagtataaggtgccctcttggtggataaaaggttgtccattaattaccgggcaccctgtatatatcgttgtctgaatacccacatcacaagccttcttgagcttaccgtgggactcggtcaatctgtgtaagaacgtcctatttatttatttatttaatcattcTGTATTAGTTCTGTTACTAATAAACATGTTTCCACTTTTTGACAAGCAGTAACGTCTGAAATGCCACTAGGCTTACAATAAATTGAAAAGTGGAACCGCCTtaggtgagacttgaactcacacCCTCTGGATCTATACACCAGTGATCTATGTTATATGTATGTGACTATgttggaaaatttcgctggtgGCTCAAGCCAGTtagcagagcgctggaatatagATCCAggggccgtgagttcaagtctcaccgaTGGCAAtacttttccacttttaaatttattttaagccTAGTGGCATTGCAAAAGTTACTGCTTGTCAAAAAGTGGAAATATGTTttcgaaaattaaaaaaaaaacaggcacAATAAAAAGCTAtggtaatttaaaaatgtaggtaaataaaaaataccaatGATCGGGACGGACGGACGCGTCAGAGCGATCACGATTACTGCAAAAGACTTACCGTATTGTACTCGTACTAAAACTACTGGTTATCACTCGAAAcaggttatttatttttaaataagccATTTCACCAAAAGACAGCGCAACGCAGTCCTTCTTCCACCGAGGTCAGCGGACCAATGACgcattttaaaaacaaaacgtgAGCAAAACAGGACTCCTATCTTGCTCCTATCGTCCATAAAGtaactttgcttagtttgcaTTTTCATACGACGCAGCGTACCAAGCCAAGTTCAAAAGAAATTACTGGCCGTACTTGTAGCTATTTTGACTTTtgaaagaataataataaacttaTGAAATTTCGTTTAATGTACCTTTGAGGAGAACTCCACTTTTGATGTCTATGTATAGCACAGCCGACTACAATGGTGCGACACAAACGTAGGTAGGTATCcgtattatatttaagtatgtattaaactttttttaaagtCGTTATGCAGGCAG
This window of the Leguminivora glycinivorella isolate SPB_JAAS2020 chromosome 16, LegGlyc_1.1, whole genome shotgun sequence genome carries:
- the LOC125234590 gene encoding glutathione S-transferase 1-like isoform X1, producing the protein MAYLKINNLFRVITSSFSTSTIRSKTMNNKLILYGDEVSPPVRFALMVASMLDIKLDYQHIDLFKAENKSPFYTKINPLQKVPALKVGDEVICDSHAIALYLCRIGDGQRLYPEDPVVRAKVDQTMFFNSGTLFPIDSFIYTEYFRGKWPANDEKIKEWHSAVDHLEHLLDNQMWLAYDKVTLADLCCASTVSSLQLLVPPLDRHVKVKQWLGRLPKLSCYEINLRGLELLKSKLQS
- the LOC125234590 gene encoding glutathione S-transferase E14-like isoform X2, with translation MNNKLILYGDEVSPPVRFALMVASMLDIKLDYQHIDLFKAENKSPFYTKINPLQKVPALKVGDEVICDSHAIALYLCRIGDGQRLYPEDPVVRAKVDQTMFFNSGTLFPIDSFIYTEYFRGKWPANDEKIKEWHSAVDHLEHLLDNQMWLAYDKVTLADLCCASTVSSLQLLVPPLDRHVKVKQWLGRLPKLSCYEINLRGLELLKSKLQS